The proteins below come from a single Benincasa hispida cultivar B227 chromosome 4, ASM972705v1, whole genome shotgun sequence genomic window:
- the LOC120075478 gene encoding GATA transcription factor 24-like isoform X2, producing the protein MAAANPQPLQARPFQGHVQVPTMMGDDDAEYEDGGGGGGGGGGGGGGGDVMDDVEEAHMTSVSVANHGGLVMASRTSELTLSFEGEVYVFPAVTPEKVQAVLLLLGGRDVPTGVPTMEVPYDHNNRGIVDTPKRSNLSRRIASLVRFREKRKERCFDKKIRYTVRKEVAQRMHRKNGQFASLKESSGASSWESAHSCLQDGTRSETVLRKCQHCGVSENNTPAMRRGPAGPRTLCNACGLMWANKGTLRDLSKGGRNVSLDHMEPETPMDVKPTIMEGEFSGIQDEHDINETTGDLTNSLPMRIVNHSTNDDEQEPLVELANPSDTDIDIPTNFD; encoded by the exons ATGGCGGCTGCAAATCCTCAGCCTTTGCAAGCGCGTCCCTTCCAGGGGCATGTCCAAGTTCCTACAATGATGGGGGATGATGACGCTGAATATGAAGATGGTGGTggtggcggcggcggcggcggcggcggcggcggcggcggtgATGTTATGGATGATGTCGAAGAAGCTCATATGACTTCAGTAAGCGTAGCGAATCATGGAGGGTTGGTCATGGCGTCTAGAACTAGTGAACTTACGCTTTCTTTTGAGGGCGAGGTTTATGTGTTCCCCGCAGTTACTCCCGAAAAG GTACAAGCCGTGCTCTTACTTCTTGGAGGGCGTGATGTGCCAACAGGTGTACCTACAATGGAAGTGCCATATGATCATAATAACAGG GGTATAGTTGACACCCCAAAGCGCTCCAACTTATCACGGAGAATAGCCTCCCTGGTTAGGTTTCGTGAAAAACGGAAGGAGAGATGTTTTGACAAGAAAATTAGGTACACTGTACGGAAAGAGGTTGCACAGAG GATGCACCGTAAGAATGGCCAATTTGCATCCTTAAAAGAAAGTTCAGGTGCTTCAAGTTGGGAATCAGCTCATAGTTGCCTCCAAGATGGGACTCGTTCAGAAACTGT TTTGCGGAAATGTCAACATTGTGGTGTTAGTGAGAACAATACACCTGCAATGCGTCGTGGGCCTGCTGGACCGAGGACTTTATGTAATGCATGTGGTTTGATGTGGGCGAACAAG GGCACGTTGAGAGATCTCAGCAAGGGAGGGAGAAATGTATCTCTGGATCATATGGAACCT GAAACTCCAATGGATGTCAAGCCCACAATCATGGAGGGAGAATTTTCAGGCATCCAGGATGAACAT GACATAAATGAAACCACTGGAGACCTTACAAATTCATTGCCCATGCGAATTGTCAATCATTCAACAAATGATGATGAGCAG GAACCTCTTGTTGAACTTGCTAATCCGTCAGATACCGATATAGACATCCCCACTAACTTTGATTAG
- the LOC120075478 gene encoding GATA transcription factor 19-like isoform X1 — protein MAAANPQPLQARPFQGHVQVPTMMGDDDAEYEDGGGGGGGGGGGGGGGDVMDDVEEAHMTSVSVANHGGLVMASRTSELTLSFEGEVYVFPAVTPEKVQAVLLLLGGRDVPTGVPTMEVPYDHNNRGIVDTPKRSNLSRRIASLVRFREKRKERCFDKKIRYTVRKEVAQRMHRKNGQFASLKESSGASSWESAHSCLQDGTRSETVLRKCQHCGVSENNTPAMRRGPAGPRTLCNACGLMWANKGTLRDLSKGGRNVSLDHMEPETPMDVKPTIMEGEFSGIQDEHGTPEDPSKTMTEGSSNPSIDPDPDEEDINETTGDLTNSLPMRIVNHSTNDDEQEPLVELANPSDTDIDIPTNFD, from the exons ATGGCGGCTGCAAATCCTCAGCCTTTGCAAGCGCGTCCCTTCCAGGGGCATGTCCAAGTTCCTACAATGATGGGGGATGATGACGCTGAATATGAAGATGGTGGTggtggcggcggcggcggcggcggcggcggcggcggcggtgATGTTATGGATGATGTCGAAGAAGCTCATATGACTTCAGTAAGCGTAGCGAATCATGGAGGGTTGGTCATGGCGTCTAGAACTAGTGAACTTACGCTTTCTTTTGAGGGCGAGGTTTATGTGTTCCCCGCAGTTACTCCCGAAAAG GTACAAGCCGTGCTCTTACTTCTTGGAGGGCGTGATGTGCCAACAGGTGTACCTACAATGGAAGTGCCATATGATCATAATAACAGG GGTATAGTTGACACCCCAAAGCGCTCCAACTTATCACGGAGAATAGCCTCCCTGGTTAGGTTTCGTGAAAAACGGAAGGAGAGATGTTTTGACAAGAAAATTAGGTACACTGTACGGAAAGAGGTTGCACAGAG GATGCACCGTAAGAATGGCCAATTTGCATCCTTAAAAGAAAGTTCAGGTGCTTCAAGTTGGGAATCAGCTCATAGTTGCCTCCAAGATGGGACTCGTTCAGAAACTGT TTTGCGGAAATGTCAACATTGTGGTGTTAGTGAGAACAATACACCTGCAATGCGTCGTGGGCCTGCTGGACCGAGGACTTTATGTAATGCATGTGGTTTGATGTGGGCGAACAAG GGCACGTTGAGAGATCTCAGCAAGGGAGGGAGAAATGTATCTCTGGATCATATGGAACCT GAAACTCCAATGGATGTCAAGCCCACAATCATGGAGGGAGAATTTTCAGGCATCCAGGATGAACAT GGAACTCCCGAGGATCCTAGTAAAACCATGACTGAAGGCTCCAGTAATCCTTCCATTGACCCTGACCCAGATGAGGAA GACATAAATGAAACCACTGGAGACCTTACAAATTCATTGCCCATGCGAATTGTCAATCATTCAACAAATGATGATGAGCAG GAACCTCTTGTTGAACTTGCTAATCCGTCAGATACCGATATAGACATCCCCACTAACTTTGATTAG